One Halobaculum roseum DNA segment encodes these proteins:
- a CDS encoding HVO_2523 family zinc finger protein, with translation MSEPEESTKRTRPCPYCGASMVHRHCEYVCPQHGVVFDCSDPFYG, from the coding sequence GTGAGCGAACCCGAGGAGTCGACGAAGCGGACGCGCCCGTGTCCCTACTGCGGGGCGTCGATGGTCCACCGCCACTGCGAGTACGTCTGTCCGCAACACGGCGTCGTCTTCGACTGTTCGGACCCGTTCTACGGCTGA
- a CDS encoding molybdopterin-dependent oxidoreductase: protein MTPPRVRRVAVATASGVAVAAGTFLVAGFSPRWVVVAIAQTVLLALPDAVLAAGIQGLGSTGQPLLVAGSAGLAVALFGGLALFALRLGRVADRDRAEIVFLVGALQALAAFLLAVNPAAAVVGGALGAAAVGLAGASATGTGEVSRARRGLLRSAGAAAAAVGLAGAGPFARAIGGGADGRDRAEPGERDPLVERLLDAAAANSFDLAGAEPLVSESFYVVDKNAADPRVDPDSWSLRVTGAVDEEVEVDLDAVESRPAQHRFVTLRCVGDTVNGRKTDTAVWTGIPVADLLEEAGVRPDGCCVMVRAADDYYQAFPLEALTDGLLAYRMNGRPLPRAHGAPARALIPGHWGEINVKWITEIEILEEEATGYWEERGWHGTGPVSTVAKLHHVETADGSVSVGGHAYAGTRGVSAVEVSTDGGDTWNEADLTDRLPGVTPADADPEDPDAVGGEAADAWRGWRYEYEADGEHEVVVRAVEADGTVQPAAERDPFPSGASGYASRTVRP from the coding sequence ATGACTCCACCTCGCGTCCGGCGCGTCGCGGTCGCGACCGCCTCCGGCGTCGCGGTCGCGGCGGGCACGTTCCTCGTCGCCGGCTTCTCGCCCCGGTGGGTCGTCGTCGCGATCGCCCAGACCGTGCTGCTCGCGCTCCCCGACGCGGTGCTGGCGGCCGGGATCCAGGGACTCGGGAGCACCGGTCAGCCGTTGCTGGTCGCCGGCTCCGCCGGGCTCGCGGTGGCGCTGTTCGGCGGGCTAGCGCTGTTCGCGCTCCGTCTCGGCCGGGTCGCCGACAGGGACCGTGCAGAGATAGTCTTCCTCGTCGGGGCGCTCCAGGCGCTCGCGGCGTTCCTCCTGGCGGTGAATCCGGCGGCGGCCGTCGTCGGGGGCGCGCTCGGCGCCGCGGCCGTCGGGCTGGCGGGCGCATCCGCGACCGGAACCGGGGAGGTCTCCCGGGCGCGACGCGGGCTGTTGCGGTCGGCGGGCGCCGCCGCGGCGGCCGTCGGCCTCGCGGGAGCCGGACCGTTCGCGCGGGCCATCGGCGGCGGTGCGGACGGACGCGACCGGGCGGAGCCGGGCGAGCGCGACCCCCTCGTCGAGCGCCTGCTCGATGCCGCCGCGGCGAACTCGTTCGACCTGGCGGGCGCGGAGCCGCTCGTCTCCGAGTCGTTCTACGTCGTGGACAAGAACGCGGCCGACCCGCGGGTCGACCCCGACTCGTGGTCGCTGCGGGTCACCGGCGCCGTCGACGAGGAGGTCGAGGTCGACCTCGACGCGGTCGAATCGCGGCCCGCACAGCACCGGTTCGTCACGCTGCGGTGCGTCGGCGACACGGTGAACGGGCGGAAGACCGACACCGCGGTGTGGACCGGGATCCCCGTCGCCGACCTCCTCGAGGAGGCGGGCGTTCGACCCGACGGCTGCTGTGTCATGGTCCGCGCCGCGGACGACTACTACCAGGCGTTCCCGCTGGAGGCCCTCACGGACGGCCTGCTCGCGTACCGGATGAACGGGCGCCCGCTCCCGCGAGCGCACGGCGCGCCGGCTCGGGCGCTGATCCCGGGGCACTGGGGCGAGATCAACGTGAAGTGGATCACCGAGATCGAGATCCTCGAGGAGGAGGCGACCGGCTACTGGGAGGAGCGCGGCTGGCACGGCACCGGCCCCGTCTCGACGGTCGCGAAGCTCCACCACGTCGAGACCGCCGACGGCTCGGTGTCGGTCGGCGGCCACGCGTACGCCGGAACGAGGGGCGTCTCGGCCGTCGAGGTGTCGACCGACGGCGGCGACACCTGGAACGAGGCCGACCTCACGGATCGACTTCCCGGAGTAACTCCCGCGGACGCGGACCCAGAAGACCCAGACGCCGTCGGCGGCGAGGCGGCGGACGCCTGGCGCGGCTGGCGCTACGAGTACGAGGCCGACGGGGAACACGAGGTCGTCGTCCGCGCGGTCGAGGCCGACGGCACAGTCCAGCCCGCCGCCGAACGCGACCCGTTCCCCAGCGGCGCCTCCGGCTACGCGAGCCGGACGGTTCGCCCCTGA